Proteins encoded by one window of Desulfobaculum bizertense DSM 18034:
- the thrS gene encoding threonine--tRNA ligase — MQVTVADQSVEAQAGMSCGELLKEALSGKKFKKSVAALCGDTVLDLSAILPETCTELVPVYEDTPEGLDIIRHSAAHIMAEAVKRLFPSAKVTIGPAIENGFYYDFDFERPFTPEDLESIEAEMHKIVSADQSFTCQLMSKADAKALFDGMGETYKGEIMDDLGGEEFSVYTQGDFVDLCRGPHIPSTRYLKAFKLTSNAGAYWRGDEKNKMLQRIYGVAFSSEKELKAHLRMLEEAKRRDHRRLGPQLDLFSFQERGGAGMVYWHPKGALLRTILEDFVNREMLRRDYDIVRTPQILKRELWEASGHYQNYRENMYFTEIDGQPYGVKPMNCVAHMLIYNTHLRSYRDLPKRYFELGVVHRHEKSGVLHGLLRVRQFTQDDAHIICRPDQLQDEIKGVMEWIQDLMGLFGFEYSMEISTRPEKSIGSDEDWERATNALKDSMDSMGLPYEINEGDGAFYGPKIDVKLRDCLGREWQCSTIQVDFTLPERFDMVYIGEDGERHRPVMVHRAIMGSVERFIGILTEHYAGAFPTWLAPVQARILTVTDAQRDFAEKAKKILKARGVRVEADLRNEKLGYKVREAQLEKVPYILVIGDKEVESEGVNVRLRGENLGLKSLDEAVTMVQADCLEPFKRGGMSYSFSSCSGPV, encoded by the coding sequence GTGCAGGTTACGGTAGCCGATCAGTCCGTAGAGGCACAGGCTGGAATGTCCTGTGGTGAGCTTCTCAAAGAGGCTCTTTCCGGGAAGAAGTTTAAGAAATCTGTTGCCGCTCTGTGTGGTGACACTGTGCTGGATCTCAGCGCAATTCTGCCCGAGACGTGTACTGAACTCGTCCCTGTGTACGAAGACACGCCCGAAGGTCTGGATATCATCAGACACAGCGCCGCTCATATTATGGCCGAAGCCGTAAAGCGCCTGTTCCCTTCCGCAAAGGTCACTATTGGCCCCGCCATTGAAAATGGCTTCTACTACGACTTCGATTTCGAACGTCCCTTTACTCCAGAAGACCTTGAATCCATTGAAGCTGAGATGCACAAGATTGTTAGTGCAGATCAGTCCTTCACCTGTCAGCTTATGTCCAAGGCAGACGCAAAAGCGCTGTTTGATGGCATGGGTGAGACCTACAAGGGTGAAATCATGGATGACCTTGGTGGCGAAGAATTTTCCGTTTACACTCAGGGTGACTTTGTTGACCTGTGTCGTGGACCGCATATTCCTTCCACTCGCTATCTGAAAGCTTTTAAGCTGACGAGCAATGCAGGCGCCTACTGGCGCGGCGACGAAAAGAACAAAATGCTGCAGCGTATCTACGGTGTTGCCTTCTCGTCCGAAAAAGAGCTGAAAGCTCATCTGCGTATGCTCGAAGAAGCCAAGCGTCGCGATCATCGCCGTCTTGGCCCTCAGCTTGATCTTTTTAGCTTCCAGGAGCGTGGTGGTGCTGGTATGGTATACTGGCATCCAAAGGGCGCACTTCTGCGTACCATTTTGGAAGACTTTGTGAATCGCGAAATGCTGCGCCGTGATTACGACATTGTTCGTACCCCGCAGATTCTCAAGCGTGAGCTTTGGGAAGCTTCTGGTCACTACCAGAACTATCGCGAAAACATGTACTTTACTGAGATCGACGGCCAGCCTTACGGTGTAAAGCCGATGAACTGTGTTGCGCACATGCTTATTTACAATACGCATCTGCGCAGCTACCGTGATCTCCCCAAGCGCTACTTTGAGCTTGGTGTTGTACATCGTCACGAAAAGTCCGGCGTGCTGCATGGACTGCTTCGTGTTCGCCAGTTCACCCAGGATGATGCACACATCATCTGCCGTCCTGACCAGCTTCAGGATGAAATTAAGGGTGTTATGGAATGGATTCAGGACCTCATGGGCCTGTTTGGCTTCGAGTACTCCATGGAGATTAGCACTCGTCCAGAAAAATCCATTGGTTCTGACGAAGATTGGGAGCGTGCAACCAATGCACTGAAAGATTCTATGGATTCCATGGGACTGCCTTACGAAATTAACGAAGGCGACGGTGCATTCTACGGTCCTAAAATTGATGTCAAATTGCGTGATTGCCTCGGCCGCGAATGGCAGTGCTCCACAATTCAGGTGGATTTCACCTTGCCAGAACGATTTGACATGGTATACATCGGCGAGGATGGTGAACGACACAGACCAGTCATGGTCCATCGTGCCATCATGGGTTCCGTGGAACGCTTCATCGGTATTTTGACCGAGCATTATGCAGGCGCGTTCCCAACCTGGCTTGCCCCGGTTCAGGCTCGTATCCTGACCGTAACAGACGCTCAGCGCGACTTTGCTGAAAAAGCAAAGAAGATTCTCAAAGCACGGGGAGTTCGCGTTGAAGCTGATCTGAGAAATGAAAAGCTGGGATACAAGGTGCGCGAAGCGCAGCTTGAAAAAGTGCCTTATATCCTTGTCATTGGTGACAAGGAAGTTGAATCCGAGGGCGTTAATGTACGCCTGAGGGGGGAAAATCTGGGGCTTAAGTCCCTGGATGAGGCTGTAACGATGGTCCAGGCAGATTGCTTGGAACCATTCAAACGCGGAGGAATGAGCTATAGCTTCAGCAGCTGTTCGGGCCCGGTGTAA